The genome window ATATATGGCAGTTTATATCAGTATCTCGCTCTGTGCACAAGCAGATTATTCAGCCGGCTACATTTATGCCCACCCATTATTCAGAATGATAGATTTCATGATAGGTATCCTTTTATATAAAGTATTCAGATCAGAAAAAGGTAAAAAAATAGCAGATAAGATAACAAACACAACTTCTTTCTGGCAAGTAAACCTATCGGATATGGGAGTGGTATTGCTGTTTATCGCAATGTATTTCCTATCAATCCATTGCAATCCGAACATTCGCTGTGCCATTATTTATTGGATACCATCAGCCATAACCGTGTTCTATTTTACAGCAAGAGATCAAGGTAAAGGTTGTTTTATTAGGATATTCCATAATAAACTCTTGCTATGGCTAGGCAGCATCAGTTTTGAAATATTTCTCTGTCATAATCTCTGCTTTCGCATCATACAGAGTATATTTCTTAAACGATATGGAGAAGGAAATCCACATCAAGAATTCCAATTCATCCTATCCCTCGCTTTTATTATCCTCACAGCATGGATAGCAAAGAAAGCCATCGTTTTACCCATCCAGCATCAACTTCAAAAATATCTATAAGTATCTGTTTATAAAAACAATAAATAGTTAAATTTGCAGTTAATATAGTATTAGGCTTTTAAATAACAGAAAATGAAGACAATAACATTATTAATTACAATACTATTCATGACACTTCCCTTATCGGCCATAGATAAGGGAAGTTGGGAAATATACACCAGTTATAACGATATAACAGAAATCGAACCAGCAGGAAACCAAGTGTTTGCCTTAGCGTCTAACGGACTTTTCTCTTATCATATAAAAAATGGTTCAGTTACTACATACGATAAAGCAAACACTCTTTCTGACTTTGATATTAATCATATTGCTTGGAATAAAAATACAAAAAAGTTGGTAATCACATATACCAATGGAAATATTGACTTATTGGATGCCAATGGAAATATAATTAATATACCTGATTTGTATCTGAAAAGTATGACTGATAATAAACAGATAAACCATATATATATAAGTGGGACAAATGTTTATTTATCTCTCTCTTTTGGAATTATTAAACTAGATACAAAAGAAGGAAAAATACTCGATGCATACAAGTTGGGCTTTAATGTTAACTATAGTTATATAGAAGACAACTGCCTTTATGCAGCTTCGAAAGAAGCTGGCTTATACAGAGGATTTTTAAAGAATAACTTGATAGATAAGAATAATTGGGAAAAAGCCGGTAATTTCAAAGAACAAACAATGAATTCTACTAACGTCTATGATACAACTAATAAGTATTGGTGGACGGTAAAAGAAGGTAAATTGACTTACTATACCCTGAATACAGATAAGGAAAAAATATATCAAACAGAAGGTATTATTCCTGATGGGCCTGCATCTAACAAATTCTACCGTTTATACATTAATAAAAATAAATTATATGCAGTAGCGGGTGCTTGGTCACAAGAAAAAGACTGTAATAACATGGGAGAAGTGCATGTTTGGAATGGAGAAAAATGGGAAGAATTTGAGCAACCTTCAGATGCTTCATTAGGCCATCTGTACAGAGACCTGCTCTGTCTTGACTTTGACCCATCAAAAGAAGGACATATCATGGTAGGTTCAAAGGCTGGATTATATGAATTTCAAGATGGAAAATTCATAAAGTGTTACAATAAAGACAATACAAGCGTTATTACATCACCGTTGGGTAATAATTATACTATTATTTCATCTGTAAAATATGATGCAACAGGAAAATTATGGCTTTTAAATAGCTTAGGAGATAATTCTATTCTATCATTTGACCAAACTACACAAGAATGGAAACACTATCCTCATTCGGAAATAGGTTCTAATGACAGATATAATCTAACAGGATTAATTATCGGCAAGAATAATGGGAATATATGGTTTGTAAACAATTATTATGAAAAGAATAGACTATATAAATATAACTATAATACAGATGAATTAACAATGTATGGACCTACATTTACCAATGAGGATGGAAGAGACATTACTCCAATTTACGTACATTGTTTGGCAGAAGACAGAAATGGTAATATTTGGATAGGAACAACATCTGGTCCTCTTTATCTTTCAATGTCAGACATCAAAAATGGTAACAATATATTTACACAACATAAAGTACCTCGTAATGATAATACTAATTATGCAGACTATCTATTAGATAATAGTAATATACGTTGTATAGCAGTAGACGGAGCAAACCAGAAATGGTTCGGTACCGATAATGGAGTATATTTGGTTAGTGATGATTGCAATACACAAATTTATCATTTTGATACAGATAATTCTCCATTAATATCGAATATTGTATATAGTATTGCTGTCAATAACATTACAGGAAAGGTATATTTTGCTACAGATAAAGGACTGTGCTCTTTCAATAATGGAATTGTCGGTTCTAACTCTGAAATGACCAAAGATAATGTCTACGCATATCCAAACCCGGTGAAACCAGATTATACTGGCAAAATAAACATCGTTGGATTATCTTTCAATGCTAATATTAAAATTGTATCAACAAATGGAACTTTAATAAACGAAGGCAGAAGTGCAGGAGGCAGTTATTCCTGGGATGGTTGTGACCTAAACGGTAAGAAAGTAGCCAGCGGTATCTACATGGTAGAAACTGCGACAGAGAGTGGTGAAAAAGGAATTGTTTGTAAAATAGCTATTATTCGATAAAAGGCAGACCAATGACAGAAAATAATATATTATCACGTCAAAATACTTTATGGATGCAAGGTGTATCAGCATTATTAATCATGCTGATGCACTTTGTTATGCAGTTAGAGGACTATCCTCGCTTTTTTAATATTTTGGGTAGCGTAGCTGTTGCTGTTTTCCTATTTATTTCAGGATTTGGCATTAATGAAAGCCATAAAATAAATGGCATCAATAACTTTTGGAAAAAGAGATTTCTTCGTGTAATCATCCCATGCTGGACTATCTTTTTATTTCAACTACCATTCGTTGAACATTTTAATTCAGTACAACTTCTAAAGAATTTGACTTTTTACGCTTCAGATCTCTGGTTCGTCGATTATATCATACGATGGTATCTTGTATATTGGATAAGCAGAAGATTTTTTACGAAAAATACGAAATACATTCTTTTTGTCTTTGGAATATATAATGTATTCCAGCAACAACTATATAGTGAACAAGCTTTCTCCTTTTTCTGTGGATACTTAGCATCAGAATATGTTGGGAAGCTGAACAAACTAAACAAAAAGCATGTATTGAAGTATACTTGCCTAAGCGTAATATACGGAATTATATTCCTGTTAATCAAAGAAATACCAACTATTCAGCAAATAAAGGGATCGATACTGTTTAATGTTATACTGCTTAACATTAAACTGCCGTTGGCTATGTCTATCATAGCCGCACCTTTCCTTTTTCCACTATTAAAAAAGATTGGTATATTCAATAAATTAGGTAAAATCAGTTACGAATTATATATAGTTCACTACAACTTTATGCCAGCCATCACTGGTATTATATCCATATTCATCTATTCTGCATATTCAATTATCATAAGTGTTATTTTCAGAAGAATCAATCAGCTTCTAAGTAAAAAAAGCTATTTCATTTATAGCTTAACCGGCATTCTCTATATAGGAATATGCTATACGCTCATGTGCAAATATAGCATGAGAGTTACCGAACACTATGGATACATCTGTATTGGATACGCTTTAGTTTTGGCTTTAGATATACTCTTCTTTGCAACAAAAGAAGAAGAAGAGAAAAAAATAAACAAATATTTACCCTATCTGTTTGCTGCAACAACTACAGTTTTTGTAATAGTACTATTGATAGTACAATACCATTTTGACCCTTTGACCAACAAAGTTGATCGATGGTCAGCCTTAGCTTATCCTATCCAAAATCTTTTCAATGGACAATTTCCGTATTCTGCCAAAACACATCTAGGCGGAAATGCATCACCATTTCCTATATGGCTGGTATTCCATATACCATTCTATCTATTACAGAACGTAGGATTATCAGAAATATTCACTTGCATGATATTTATCTACAGTATTAAGTTATTATCAGGTTACAAAGCAGCCATCAAGGCTACACTTTTATTGTTCCTTTCTATTAACCTTTGGTATGAAGTAGCTGTAAGAAGCGATCTCATATCAAACTTCTTTCTGCTAGCAGCTTTTATCAATATACTGCAAGTCTATCAAATTAATTTCAAACAGCACCCATGGATTCTGTCTGTGTGTGTAGGTTTATGGTTATCTACCAGACTGAGCGTAGCATTTCCTCTGTTCATTCTATTTTTTCCATACTATATAAAATTAAAAGTAAAGAAGCAGATTCTTATCCCACTTCTTATTGTGGGAGTATTTTCAATGACATTTCTACCATTAATATTATGGGATGCCAAGGAGTTATTTGGAGCTGAAAATAATCCTTTTTCCTTACAGTTTAGACAAGGTAGCCCTATTGCAACAATATTCCTTGTTACAATAGCTCTTACCATGTCACTAACCTGGAAAGGTAGTTACCAATTTCAGGTTCTATATTCTGTTATAATACTACTGCTCATCCCAATAATCTCCTATGGATATTCTATGTATATTTATGGGAATTGGACAGATATATTTAATTCAAACTACGACATAACCTATATAGATGCAGCCATTCCATTTGCAATAACAATTCTATCTCTTCCTAAACTTAAAGGCTGACGTAATAGCCTAGTTTATAGAGTTTAAATATGAAAAGAGAAGGCATATTGCTACAAAGATTCATAAGCTCCCAACCTTTACAGAGAGCATGAAACTTTCGGAAAGCGC of Segatella copri contains these proteins:
- a CDS encoding acyltransferase family protein, whose product is MIRTLNSLRFILILMIVISHSTLPISQDLINYLGEFPVAIFFVISGFVLSLSKGEKLQKEVLGNRNFFLSRIIKLYPLHILILAILILMDWRLGRILPWYQILSHSLLIQTWYPAHDFTAHLNEATWFISDLIFFYLIFKYLYAWIMRHSWLYLLATISIYMAVYISISLCAQADYSAGYIYAHPLFRMIDFMIGILLYKVFRSEKGKKIADKITNTTSFWQVNLSDMGVVLLFIAMYFLSIHCNPNIRCAIIYWIPSAITVFYFTARDQGKGCFIRIFHNKLLLWLGSISFEIFLCHNLCFRIIQSIFLKRYGEGNPHQEFQFILSLAFIILTAWIAKKAIVLPIQHQLQKYL
- a CDS encoding two-component regulator propeller domain-containing protein translates to MKTITLLITILFMTLPLSAIDKGSWEIYTSYNDITEIEPAGNQVFALASNGLFSYHIKNGSVTTYDKANTLSDFDINHIAWNKNTKKLVITYTNGNIDLLDANGNIINIPDLYLKSMTDNKQINHIYISGTNVYLSLSFGIIKLDTKEGKILDAYKLGFNVNYSYIEDNCLYAASKEAGLYRGFLKNNLIDKNNWEKAGNFKEQTMNSTNVYDTTNKYWWTVKEGKLTYYTLNTDKEKIYQTEGIIPDGPASNKFYRLYINKNKLYAVAGAWSQEKDCNNMGEVHVWNGEKWEEFEQPSDASLGHLYRDLLCLDFDPSKEGHIMVGSKAGLYEFQDGKFIKCYNKDNTSVITSPLGNNYTIISSVKYDATGKLWLLNSLGDNSILSFDQTTQEWKHYPHSEIGSNDRYNLTGLIIGKNNGNIWFVNNYYEKNRLYKYNYNTDELTMYGPTFTNEDGRDITPIYVHCLAEDRNGNIWIGTTSGPLYLSMSDIKNGNNIFTQHKVPRNDNTNYADYLLDNSNIRCIAVDGANQKWFGTDNGVYLVSDDCNTQIYHFDTDNSPLISNIVYSIAVNNITGKVYFATDKGLCSFNNGIVGSNSEMTKDNVYAYPNPVKPDYTGKINIVGLSFNANIKIVSTNGTLINEGRSAGGSYSWDGCDLNGKKVASGIYMVETATESGEKGIVCKIAIIR
- a CDS encoding acyltransferase family protein, translated to MTENNILSRQNTLWMQGVSALLIMLMHFVMQLEDYPRFFNILGSVAVAVFLFISGFGINESHKINGINNFWKKRFLRVIIPCWTIFLFQLPFVEHFNSVQLLKNLTFYASDLWFVDYIIRWYLVYWISRRFFTKNTKYILFVFGIYNVFQQQLYSEQAFSFFCGYLASEYVGKLNKLNKKHVLKYTCLSVIYGIIFLLIKEIPTIQQIKGSILFNVILLNIKLPLAMSIIAAPFLFPLLKKIGIFNKLGKISYELYIVHYNFMPAITGIISIFIYSAYSIIISVIFRRINQLLSKKSYFIYSLTGILYIGICYTLMCKYSMRVTEHYGYICIGYALVLALDILFFATKEEEEKKINKYLPYLFAATTTVFVIVLLIVQYHFDPLTNKVDRWSALAYPIQNLFNGQFPYSAKTHLGGNASPFPIWLVFHIPFYLLQNVGLSEIFTCMIFIYSIKLLSGYKAAIKATLLLFLSINLWYEVAVRSDLISNFFLLAAFINILQVYQINFKQHPWILSVCVGLWLSTRLSVAFPLFILFFPYYIKLKVKKQILIPLLIVGVFSMTFLPLILWDAKELFGAENNPFSLQFRQGSPIATIFLVTIALTMSLTWKGSYQFQVLYSVIILLLIPIISYGYSMYIYGNWTDIFNSNYDITYIDAAIPFAITILSLPKLKG